A window of Equus caballus isolate H_3958 breed thoroughbred chromosome 10, TB-T2T, whole genome shotgun sequence contains these coding sequences:
- the ZNF112 gene encoding zinc finger protein 229 isoform X6, translated as MLENFWNLLSVGQPPFKPGKISHLEQDRETWVTEREAPRGAHPGDRNAKDLENIQEKELTSLPYRELLCWKIWEQAADELTGSQDRRVNLQGRGFRFLEDASLCQGWEGPPTRDSQIENMVGGVKGEGPIDLENEEFPSCKAVRLVSLQESWMKAFASEPWNVHERCKKLNMEDAKCKRDGDGYGFSWISRCHGDHRVPAREKPCNCDKCRTDCVKKSILPHPHLGENGFKRNECGSGFRDKSDLPTHPRVPLKEKLSKYREFAQGFWQTAHLERHQRTPPGEKSFQSHECVRGLRQNTHGHSHPRPHAGEMPYRCDVCGRAFRYRSVLLIHQGVHTGTKPYKCEECGKAFGRSSNLLVHQRVHTREKPYQCSECGKGFSYSSVLQVRQQLHTGEKPYTCGECGKGFYAKSALHKHRHVPPGERPYSCVNCGKGFTCSSHLSSRQKTHAGEKPYPCDKCDKGFSHSSYLQAHWRVHMGQHLYECAACGKSFSYSSGLLTHQRLHTGEKPYKCECRKGFGRSSDLHIHQRVHTGEKPYKCVECGKGFRRNSDLHSHQRVHMGERPYICDVCGKGFIYSSDLLIHQRVHTREKPYKCAECGKGFSYSSGLLIHQRVHTGEKPYRCKECGKGFRCTSSLHKHQRVHTGKKPYACEQCGKGFSYGSNLRTHQRLHTGEKPYTCYECGKSFQYGSGLLSHKRVHTREKPYRCDVCGKGYSQNSYLQGHQRVHTGEKPYQCLECGKGFSYSSGLRNHQRAHLSKKPCK; from the exons atgctggagaacttcTGGAACCTGCTCTCTGTGG GGCAACCACCTTTCAAACCTGGTAAGATATCCCATTTGGAACAAGACAGAGAGACCTGGGTGACCGAGAGAGAAGCTCCAAGAGGTGCACATCCAG GAGACAGGAATGCAAAGGATTTGGAGAATATTCAAGAAAAGGAATTAACATCCCTTCCCTACAGAGAGCTCCTCTGCTGGAAAATCTGGGAGCAGGCGGCTGATGAATTAACTGGGAGTCAAGACCGTAGAGTGAACCTTCAAGGGAGAGGTTTCCGGTTCTTGGAAGATGCTTCTCTCTGTCAAGGCTGGGAAGGACCCCCTACCCGAGATTCCCAGATTGAAAATATGGTGGGTGGTGTTAAAGGGGAGGGGCCCATCGATTTAGAAAATGAAGAGTTTCCGTCCTGCAAAGCAGTAAGACTGGTCTCCCTTCAAGAATCTTGGATGAAAGCCTTTGCGAGTGAGCCATGGAATGTTCATGAAAGATGTAAAAAACTCAACATGGAAGATGCCAAATGTAAACGTGATGGGGATGGTTATGGCTTCAGCTGGATATCACGTTGTCATGGTGACCACAGAGTACCTGCAAGAGAGAAACCGTGTAATTGCGATAAATGCCGAACAGACTGCGTGAAAAAGTCAATACTTCCTCACCCTCACCTTGGAGAGAAtggctttaaaagaaatgaatgtgGAAGTGGCTTCAGGGACAAGTCAGACCTTCCCACTCACCCCAGAGTGCCCTTGAAAGAGAAACTCTCTAAGTATCGTGAGTTTGCTCAGGGTTTCTGGCAGACTGCCCATCTCGAGAGACATCAAAGAACTCCTCCAGGAGAGAAATCCTTTCAGAGTCACGAGTGTGTTCGGGGATTGAGGCAGAACACACATGGTCACAGCCATCCCCGGCCCCACGCGGGGGAGATGCCCTACAGATGCGACGTGTGTGGGAGGGCCTTCAGGTATAGATCCGTTCTTCTCATTCATCAGGGAGTGCACACGGGAACGAAACCCTACAAATGTGAGGAGTGTGGGAAGGCTTTTGGTCGAAGCTCCAACCTCCTCGTCCATCAGAGGGTCCACACCAGAGAGAAGCCGTACCAATGCAGCGAGTGTGGGAAAGGCTTCAGCTACAGCTCGGTGCTGCAGGTGCGCCAGCAGCTGCACACGGGGGAGAAGCCCTACACGTGCGGCGAGTGCGGCAAAGGTTTCTACGCCAAGTCTGCACTCCACAAGCATCGGCACGTCCCCCCGGGGGAGAGGCCCTACAGCTGCGTCAACTGCGGGAAGGGCTTCACTTGCAGCTCTCACCTCAGCAGCCGTCAGAAGACGCATGCCGGGGAGAAACCCTACCCATGTGACAAGTGCGACAAAGGTTTCAGTCACAGCTCGTACCTGCAGGCTCACTGGAGAGTCCACATGGGGCAGCATCTCTACGAATGTGCCGCATGCGGTAAGAGTTTCAGTTACAGCTCAGGGCTGCTCACGCATCAGAGGCTGCACACGGGAGAGAAACCCTACAAATGCGAGTGCAGGAAGGGCTTCGGCCGGAGCTCCGACCTCCACATCCACCAGAGGGTCCACAcgggagagaaaccctataaatgcgTCGAGTGTGGGAAGGGCTTCCGGCGGAACTCAGACCTTCACAGTCACCAGAGGGTCCACATGGGAGAGAGGCCCTACATCTGCGACGTGTGCGGGAAGGGCTTTATTTACAGCTCCGACCTCCTCATCCATCAGAGGGTCCACACCAGAGAGAAACCTTATAAATGTGCCGAGTGTGGCAAAGGCTTCAGCTACAGTTCCGGGCTTCTCATCCATCAGAGGGTGCACACAGGCGAGAAACCCTACAGATGCAAAGAGTGTGGGAAGGGTTTCAGGTGCACCTCAAGTCTTCACAAGCATCAGCGAGTCCACACGGGCAAGAAGCCCTACGCGTGTGAGCAGTGCGGCAAGGGGTTCAGCTATGGCTCCAATCTGCGCACCCACCAGAGACTGcacacaggggagaaaccctACACGTGTTACGAGTGTGGAAAGAGCTTCCAATACGGCTCGGGGCTCCTGAGTCATAAGAGAGTGCACACCAGAGAGAAGCCGTATAGGTGTGACGTGTGTGGGAAGGGCTACAGTCAGAACTCCTACCTTCAAGGTCATCAGAGGGTCCACACTGGCGAGAAGCCCTACCAGTGTTTGGAGTGTGGGAAAGGCTTCAGTTATAGCTCAGGGCTGCGGAATCATCAGAGGGCGCATTTAAGCAAGAAACCTTGTAAATAA